Proteins from one Bacteroides zhangwenhongii genomic window:
- a CDS encoding DegT/DnrJ/EryC1/StrS family aminotransferase produces MENKLITVTSPLLPPLEEFQKMIADIYASKWITNNGTFHRQLEKELAAYLKVPYLSLFTNGTLPLITALQALRIKGEVITTPYSFVATTHSLWWNGIKPVFVDIDPATGNIDPNKIEAAITPNTTAIMPVHVYGKPCDTEAIQEIADKYGLKIIYDAAHAFGVEVNGESILNAGDLSTLSFHATKVYNTIEGGALVMHDEKMKKRIDYLKNFGFADEVTVVAPGINSKMDEMRSAYGLLNLKQVDTAIEARHQVAVKYREALRPIDGITFFDDMPGVKHNYSYFPIFINENKYGMTRDELYYKMKEQGVLGRRYFYPLISTFSTYRGLESASPSNLPNAHRMADSVICLPMHHALTDEDIQRILHCIVK; encoded by the coding sequence ATGGAAAATAAATTAATTACAGTAACTTCTCCTCTTCTACCTCCTTTGGAAGAGTTTCAGAAGATGATTGCTGACATATATGCCAGCAAATGGATTACAAACAATGGAACCTTTCATAGACAGCTCGAAAAAGAGTTGGCAGCTTATTTGAAAGTCCCTTATCTTAGTTTGTTTACCAATGGTACTCTCCCCCTTATCACTGCCTTGCAGGCATTGCGTATTAAGGGTGAGGTAATTACTACTCCTTATAGTTTTGTCGCTACTACCCATAGTTTGTGGTGGAACGGTATTAAGCCTGTATTTGTTGATATAGATCCCGCTACGGGCAATATTGACCCGAATAAGATTGAAGCAGCTATCACTCCCAATACTACCGCTATTATGCCGGTGCATGTATACGGAAAGCCATGTGATACTGAAGCTATTCAAGAAATTGCAGATAAATATGGATTGAAAATAATTTATGATGCTGCTCATGCTTTCGGCGTCGAGGTGAATGGGGAAAGTATCCTGAATGCGGGCGACTTGTCCACATTGAGTTTTCATGCTACTAAGGTATACAATACCATTGAGGGTGGGGCATTGGTGATGCACGATGAGAAGATGAAGAAACGTATTGATTATCTCAAAAACTTTGGTTTTGCGGATGAAGTCACTGTAGTAGCTCCGGGTATTAATAGTAAAATGGACGAGATGCGTTCTGCTTACGGCTTGCTCAATTTGAAGCAGGTAGATACTGCCATTGAAGCACGCCATCAAGTAGCTGTCAAGTATCGTGAAGCGTTGCGTCCTATAGATGGCATTACCTTCTTCGATGATATGCCGGGAGTGAAGCACAATTATTCTTATTTCCCTATTTTTATTAATGAGAATAAATATGGTATGACTCGAGATGAACTCTATTACAAGATGAAAGAACAGGGGGTATTGGGTCGCAGATATTTCTATCCGCTGATAAGTACTTTCTCTACTTATAGAGGATTAGAGAGTGCTTCTCCTTCTAATTTACCGAATGCGCATAGAATGGCTGATAGTGTTATTTGTTTGCCGATGCATCATGCGTTAACAGACGAAGATATACAGAGGATATTGCATTGCATTGTGAAGTAA
- a CDS encoding LbetaH domain-containing protein: MDKQIYILGIGHSTPLFIEIAEACGYLIGGLYHFNSEKTGDYDHGYKVLGSFEDLFLSDLSGKFFLLTMGDIGIKEQLLKKIIGKGGHVPTLIHPTAIISRFSKISNTGVVVGALTEIQNDVVINRNVTIWTNVVICHNSEIEENCFIGPKALVGAYIHVERNAFIGQASVLVSGKVDIVGAGSIIGAGSIVIKPVGSNVIVAGNPAQVIRKLKK; this comes from the coding sequence ATGGATAAACAAATATATATATTAGGGATAGGTCATAGTACACCTTTATTTATTGAGATAGCAGAAGCGTGTGGCTATCTGATTGGAGGATTGTATCATTTTAATTCTGAAAAAACAGGTGATTATGATCATGGTTATAAAGTTTTAGGTTCATTTGAAGATTTATTTTTAAGTGATTTGTCAGGGAAATTTTTCTTGCTAACTATGGGTGATATAGGGATAAAGGAACAACTGTTGAAAAAAATAATAGGAAAAGGTGGTCATGTTCCTACTTTAATTCATCCCACTGCTATCATTTCACGCTTTAGCAAAATATCTAATACCGGAGTAGTGGTTGGTGCATTGACGGAAATACAGAATGATGTTGTCATAAATAGGAATGTGACTATATGGACTAATGTGGTTATATGCCATAATTCAGAAATAGAGGAGAATTGTTTTATTGGTCCTAAAGCGTTGGTCGGTGCCTATATTCATGTTGAAAGAAATGCTTTTATTGGTCAAGCTTCCGTCTTGGTTTCCGGAAAGGTGGATATTGTTGGAGCTGGTTCCATTATTGGAGCTGGAAGTATTGTTATCAAACCTGTTGGATCTAATGTGATAGTAGCAGGTAATCCGGCACAAGTTATAAGAAAACTGAAAAAATGA
- a CDS encoding acyltransferase family protein codes for MNTPPPPCTCARVHNAIFSFVREFIPIWHSRRCTFYLQGAQRSSNLELYRIIVMLLIIAHHYVVNSGLEEVMSLQPTSSKSIFLYLFGMWGKTGINCFVMITGYFMCKSSITLKKFLKLLLEVEFYNIVINLLFVLTGYKSYTIKEWLMILWPIESIGDGFVSCFLMFYLFIPFLNVLVQNLDKRMHLCLLMLCLFIYTILGTSNYIPVRMNYVTWFCVLYILASYIRLYGLNWKGKSINWGIMTSLSIVVSMASVIVLLFFTEYIRKTVPVFYFVTDSNKIMAVITAVCSFMYFKDLQIKQSKLINVVAASTFGVLLIHANSNTMRQWLWCDMLDNVGAYVSPYIILHAVVSVVIIFILCILIDYLRIRWVEKPLFG; via the coding sequence ATGAATACCCCCCCCCCCCCATGCACGTGTGCACGTGTGCACAATGCCATCTTTTCCTTCGTACGCGAATTCATTCCAATATGGCATTCCCGTCGTTGTACTTTTTATTTACAAGGAGCACAGCGTAGCTCAAATCTGGAATTATATAGAATTATCGTGATGTTATTAATTATAGCACACCACTATGTGGTTAATTCCGGATTAGAAGAAGTCATGTCATTACAGCCCACAAGTAGCAAATCTATTTTTCTCTATTTGTTTGGAATGTGGGGAAAGACAGGAATTAATTGTTTCGTAATGATTACAGGCTACTTTATGTGCAAATCTTCAATAACATTGAAGAAGTTCCTAAAACTATTGTTAGAAGTAGAATTTTATAATATAGTGATTAATCTTTTATTTGTATTAACTGGATATAAATCTTATACAATCAAAGAATGGTTAATGATATTATGGCCTATCGAAAGTATTGGAGATGGATTTGTTTCATGCTTTTTGATGTTCTATTTATTTATCCCATTCCTTAATGTACTAGTTCAAAATTTAGACAAAAGAATGCATCTGTGTCTGTTGATGTTATGCTTGTTTATTTATACGATACTGGGGACTTCGAACTATATACCTGTAAGGATGAATTATGTGACTTGGTTTTGTGTGCTATATATTTTAGCTTCGTACATAAGATTATACGGATTGAATTGGAAAGGCAAATCAATCAATTGGGGAATAATGACAAGCCTGTCAATCGTTGTTTCTATGGCTTCGGTAATCGTACTACTATTCTTTACTGAGTATATTAGAAAAACCGTTCCAGTCTTTTATTTTGTAACAGACTCTAATAAAATAATGGCGGTAATTACCGCAGTTTGTTCGTTTATGTATTTTAAGGATTTGCAAATAAAACAAAGCAAATTAATAAATGTTGTTGCAGCCAGTACATTTGGAGTGCTGCTGATACATGCCAATAGTAACACGATGCGACAATGGCTGTGGTGTGACATGCTTGATAATGTGGGGGCATACGTTTCGCCTTATATTATCCTTCATGCTGTGGTGAGTGTAGTTATTATTTTCATTCTATGTATCCTTATTGATTATCTTCGTATCAGATGGGTAGAAAAACCGTTATTTGGTTGA
- a CDS encoding lipopolysaccharide biosynthesis protein, with the protein MSESLKQKTVKGLAWNTINTLSNKTITFLIGVILARLLIPSDYGAVAMIAVFTSVLGLFTDGGLTTALIRKNDRTEEDCATVFYYNLVACYIIYIILFCAAPYIADFYNMPNLKDLTRIVTLGLLISPFGGIQSVRLTAAIDFKTPAVIGVCATILSGIIAIIMAYNGYGVWSLAAQGLVGTAITVGAKIYIVRWLPKTRFSKKSFKELFGFSSKMLASNCLETIYQNITPLIVGKYYSPTQLGIYERARGWAALPSSTFTGVLQGVTFPVLSKLQNDDERLTINYRKLLHLSAFICFPLMIGLAAIARPLTLFVLTEKWEGSIILLQIVCFSMMWYPIHAINLNLLMVKGRSDLFFRLEVIKKIYGLMMLCCTLPFGLVIFCCGGIVSSIFSLIVNTYYTGKLIRIGFIKQMKDLIPILINSLVMGTLCLLVQQLFDSNLVKLLVAIFTGGVYYLASNYLMSSTELKELITIIRRK; encoded by the coding sequence ATGTCAGAATCATTAAAACAAAAAACAGTAAAAGGGCTTGCTTGGAACACGATAAATACCCTATCCAACAAGACAATCACATTTTTAATAGGAGTAATTCTTGCTCGCTTACTTATTCCTAGTGATTATGGTGCTGTGGCCATGATAGCAGTATTTACATCGGTTTTGGGTTTATTCACAGATGGTGGACTTACTACGGCTCTTATTCGTAAAAACGACAGAACAGAAGAAGATTGTGCCACAGTGTTCTATTACAATCTTGTGGCATGTTATATTATTTACATAATTCTTTTCTGTGCGGCCCCGTATATTGCAGATTTCTATAATATGCCAAATTTAAAAGACTTAACACGTATAGTGACTCTTGGTCTGTTGATAAGTCCGTTTGGTGGTATTCAAAGTGTACGACTAACAGCTGCCATTGATTTTAAGACACCGGCTGTGATAGGGGTTTGCGCTACAATCCTTTCAGGCATTATTGCTATCATTATGGCGTATAATGGTTATGGTGTATGGTCATTGGCTGCACAAGGGTTAGTAGGAACAGCAATAACTGTAGGAGCTAAAATATACATTGTGCGTTGGTTGCCCAAAACTCGCTTTTCAAAGAAGTCTTTTAAAGAACTTTTTGGATTCAGTTCAAAAATGCTGGCATCAAATTGTTTAGAAACCATCTATCAAAATATTACTCCGTTGATAGTGGGAAAGTACTATTCGCCCACACAGTTGGGTATTTACGAGCGTGCTCGTGGATGGGCTGCTTTGCCATCGTCTACATTTACCGGAGTGCTGCAAGGAGTAACATTTCCTGTGCTTTCCAAACTTCAAAATGACGATGAGCGATTGACGATAAACTATCGTAAGCTATTGCATCTTTCTGCTTTTATCTGTTTTCCCTTGATGATAGGATTGGCTGCTATAGCTCGTCCATTAACACTGTTTGTTCTTACGGAAAAATGGGAAGGTTCTATTATTCTCCTTCAGATAGTCTGTTTTTCTATGATGTGGTATCCTATTCATGCCATTAATTTGAATCTGTTGATGGTAAAAGGGCGTAGCGACCTTTTCTTTCGACTCGAAGTGATAAAGAAAATCTATGGTTTAATGATGCTCTGTTGTACACTACCCTTCGGGCTTGTGATATTTTGCTGTGGAGGAATTGTGTCATCTATATTCTCATTGATTGTAAACACTTACTATACAGGTAAACTAATAAGAATAGGATTTATAAAGCAGATGAAAGACTTGATTCCTATATTGATAAATAGTTTGGTGATGGGGACTTTGTGTTTATTGGTACAGCAACTGTTTGACTCAAATCTAGTCAAACTCTTGGTGGCTATATTTACAGGTGGAGTTTATTATCTGGCAAGCAATTATCTGATGAGTTCGACAGAACTAAAAGAATTAATAACGATTATAAGAAGAAAATAA
- a CDS encoding glycosyltransferase family 2 protein: MTQEDLRPIIVTICCTVYNHEPYIRKCLEGFVMQKTNFRFEAIVHDDASTDNSVEIIKEFEEKYPDIIKPIYEVENQYSKHGGSLWRILNEHIRGKYVAFCEGDDYWTDPLKLQKQVYFFKNHPECSLTYHACRNVFVDIVDKTTYGETVKESYTSATLLNDYFHTATILVKKEVLDSDLYQKASAINCPSGDTILCLTASRLGAIQGVNEQMSVYRRHSGGISQSMENQSKIFENFKAWVEVASLFGSDINRWLKRNRLKFYIVKSFRLKDFRLLFKLLCYGFFKAPVSVILALREITLYCFKRIIHLDFVQKH; encoded by the coding sequence ATGACACAAGAAGATCTGCGCCCCATTATAGTCACTATTTGTTGCACGGTATACAACCATGAACCTTACATACGGAAATGCTTGGAAGGCTTTGTGATGCAAAAGACTAATTTTCGTTTTGAGGCTATTGTTCATGATGATGCTTCTACCGACAATTCTGTCGAAATTATTAAAGAATTTGAGGAAAAATATCCAGATATTATTAAGCCTATATACGAGGTTGAAAATCAATATTCCAAACATGGTGGTTCATTATGGCGTATATTGAATGAGCATATTCGTGGGAAATATGTAGCTTTCTGTGAAGGCGATGACTATTGGACGGATCCATTGAAATTACAAAAACAAGTGTATTTTTTTAAGAATCATCCCGAGTGCTCACTTACTTATCATGCTTGTAGAAATGTTTTTGTTGACATTGTCGACAAAACGACTTATGGAGAGACAGTTAAAGAATCATATACGTCAGCAACTTTGTTGAATGACTATTTCCATACAGCTACCATTTTAGTTAAAAAAGAGGTACTGGATAGTGACTTATATCAGAAGGCATCAGCAATAAATTGTCCTTCTGGAGATACTATTCTTTGTCTGACTGCAAGTAGATTAGGAGCAATACAAGGAGTGAATGAACAAATGTCTGTTTATAGAAGACATTCAGGTGGCATTTCTCAGTCGATGGAAAATCAGAGTAAAATTTTTGAAAATTTCAAAGCTTGGGTGGAAGTTGCTTCATTGTTTGGTTCCGACATAAATAGATGGTTAAAAAGAAATCGTTTGAAATTCTATATTGTTAAATCGTTTAGATTAAAAGATTTTAGATTATTATTTAAACTGCTTTGTTATGGATTTTTCAAAGCCCCTGTCTCTGTTATATTAGCATTAAGAGAAATTACCCTGTATTGTTTTAAGAGGATAATCCATTTGGATTTTGTTCAAAAGCATTAA
- a CDS encoding glycosyltransferase family 2 protein: MNTKIVTIIIPVYNARSTLQRCVDSVINQTYRSWNLILVDDGSVDGSDKLCDEYVKKDARILVIHQPNRGVSVARNVGLENAKGEFVTFIDSDDYVDKLYLEHLCSRDADYIVSGMQDMPEGHATTLKDGFYKDDEMGIILSREINSILFKSPWCKLYRMIIIRNAHLMFDSKIRFGEDSLFNLQYLDNCNSLACVNTPDYKYFIPTSVGKYYIEHEQYRYILYKKVQAYKVLEMNKKVRNKYYLEQEFHDLTTRLFIGELMKKFSTKNRKEFLYTFRCCSEIKYINPLKGGRLYALILKLIQQRHCIIAFYLLRFVYPLSLIGSKRII; encoded by the coding sequence ATGAATACCAAGATTGTAACAATAATAATACCAGTATATAATGCAAGAAGCACACTTCAACGTTGTGTAGATAGTGTTATCAACCAAACGTATCGATCATGGAACTTGATTCTAGTTGATGACGGCTCTGTAGATGGTAGCGATAAGCTATGTGATGAATACGTGAAGAAGGATGCACGTATATTGGTTATTCATCAACCCAATAGAGGCGTCAGTGTAGCAAGAAACGTAGGTTTGGAAAATGCAAAAGGTGAGTTCGTTACTTTCATTGATTCGGATGATTATGTTGATAAGTTATATTTAGAGCATCTTTGTAGTAGAGATGCAGATTATATCGTGAGTGGAATGCAAGATATGCCTGAAGGGCATGCCACAACATTAAAAGACGGTTTTTACAAAGATGATGAGATGGGGATAATTCTTTCTCGTGAAATAAACTCAATCTTATTTAAATCTCCATGGTGTAAACTATATCGAATGATTATCATACGTAATGCACATTTAATGTTTGATTCCAAAATTCGATTTGGAGAAGACTCGCTTTTTAATCTACAATATCTTGATAACTGTAACTCCTTAGCTTGTGTTAATACCCCTGATTACAAATATTTCATACCGACATCGGTGGGTAAATATTATATTGAGCATGAACAGTATAGATATATTCTATACAAAAAAGTACAAGCATACAAAGTATTGGAAATGAATAAGAAAGTTCGAAATAAGTACTATTTGGAACAAGAGTTTCATGATCTAACCACGAGGCTGTTCATTGGGGAGTTGATGAAGAAATTTAGCACTAAGAATCGAAAAGAATTCCTTTATACTTTTAGGTGCTGTTCAGAGATTAAGTATATCAATCCACTAAAAGGTGGGAGACTTTATGCGTTGATCCTTAAACTTATTCAACAACGTCATTGTATTATAGCATTTTATTTACTACGATTTGTATATCCATTATCTTTAATAGGCTCTAAAAGAATTATTTGA